The following are encoded together in the Streptomyces flavofungini genome:
- a CDS encoding alkaline phosphatase PhoX: MPSLTRRDFARRSAITGAGVALAGSVGALATAPGALAAEDPEVAGPEGPEGQDEYGHGHGAPGYGPLLPDPKGLLALPAGFSYRVITHSGRTKLDTGEFTPSNHDGTAAFEGPRGVTLLVNNHELGGPRTRVKYPVPLTDGLVYDPAAAGGCTVVEVRRGGEVAEWVGVAGTATNCAGGSTPWGTWLTCEETEDRAGQNGMTKDHGYVFEVDPCDRRANRDPKPLKALGRYAHEAVVVDPKRGHLYLTEDASGPNGLLYRWTPPHGFRHGRGKLRALADDAGVLKALKCYDSGGRYVDDLARATRIGTVYGVDWVEVEDRDARAVPVRKQFGAGAVTRARKLEGMWWGDGGAYIVSSYARAESPEQHDGQVWFYHPGRRTLTLKVLIGVNPDPGKDGAYDGPDNITVSPYGGLVIAEDGDGIQHLFGATERGRTYPIARNELNVGTPEKPSYSEFAGVTFSPDGRTLYANIQTPGIMLAIRGPWRRQRP; encoded by the coding sequence ATGCCGTCGCTCACCCGCAGGGACTTCGCCAGACGATCAGCGATCACCGGGGCGGGCGTCGCCCTGGCGGGCAGCGTCGGCGCGCTCGCCACCGCGCCCGGCGCCCTCGCCGCGGAGGACCCCGAGGTGGCGGGGCCCGAAGGGCCCGAAGGCCAGGACGAGTACGGCCACGGCCACGGCGCGCCGGGCTACGGCCCGCTCCTGCCCGACCCGAAGGGCCTGCTCGCCCTCCCCGCCGGATTCTCGTACCGCGTCATCACCCACAGCGGCAGGACGAAGCTGGACACCGGGGAGTTCACGCCCTCGAACCACGACGGCACCGCCGCCTTCGAGGGCCCGCGCGGGGTGACCCTGCTCGTCAACAACCACGAACTGGGCGGCCCCCGCACCCGCGTGAAGTACCCGGTGCCGCTCACCGACGGCCTCGTCTACGACCCGGCGGCGGCCGGCGGCTGCACGGTCGTCGAGGTCCGGCGCGGCGGCGAGGTCGCCGAGTGGGTCGGCGTCGCGGGCACCGCCACCAACTGCGCGGGCGGCTCCACCCCGTGGGGCACCTGGCTCACCTGCGAGGAGACCGAGGACCGGGCCGGCCAGAACGGCATGACCAAGGACCACGGCTACGTCTTCGAGGTCGACCCCTGCGACCGGCGCGCCAACCGCGACCCGAAGCCCCTCAAGGCCCTCGGCCGCTACGCCCACGAAGCAGTCGTCGTCGACCCCAAGCGCGGCCACCTCTACCTCACCGAGGACGCCTCCGGCCCCAACGGCCTGCTCTACCGCTGGACCCCGCCGCACGGCTTCCGGCACGGCCGCGGCAAGCTGCGCGCGCTCGCCGACGACGCCGGTGTCCTCAAGGCCCTCAAGTGCTACGACTCCGGCGGCCGCTACGTCGACGACCTCGCCCGCGCCACGCGGATCGGCACCGTGTACGGCGTGGACTGGGTGGAGGTCGAGGACCGCGACGCGCGCGCCGTGCCGGTCCGCAAGCAGTTCGGCGCCGGTGCCGTCACCCGCGCCCGCAAGCTCGAAGGCATGTGGTGGGGCGACGGCGGCGCGTACATCGTGTCCTCGTACGCCCGCGCCGAGAGCCCCGAACAGCACGACGGGCAGGTGTGGTTCTACCACCCCGGCCGCCGCACCCTGACCCTGAAGGTGCTCATCGGCGTGAACCCCGACCCCGGCAAGGACGGCGCGTACGACGGCCCCGACAACATCACCGTCTCGCCCTACGGCGGCCTCGTCATCGCCGAGGACGGCGACGGCATCCAGCACCTGTTCGGCGCGACGGAGCGCGGGCGGACGTACCCCATCGCCCGCAACGAACTGAACGTGGGCACCCCGGAGAAGCCGTCCTACAGCGAGTTCGCGGGCGTGACCTTCTCGCCCGACGGCAGGACGCTGTACGCCAACATCCAGACGCCGGGCATCATGCTGGCGATCAGGGGGCCGTGGCGGCGCCAGCGCCCCTGA
- a CDS encoding SDR family NAD(P)-dependent oxidoreductase translates to MTDAHTATDASRHTAVPAFPATGRRVLVSGASRGLGRALARAFADNGDRVAVHFGSREEEARATLDSLSGSGHALVGGDLSDPAGAEDVADRAAEALGGVDVLVNNAAVNLPHPPATTSYEDWSALWQRHVSVNLLATANLSHLAAHRMIGQGTGGRIVNIGSRGAFRGEPDHPAYGATKAAVHALGQSLAVALAPHGIAVASVAPGFFATERVAHRLSGAEGEAIRAQSPFGRAGTAEEIAAAVVWLASPMAEWASGAVLDLNGASHLRT, encoded by the coding sequence ATGACCGACGCGCACACGGCCACCGACGCGAGCAGGCACACCGCCGTTCCCGCCTTTCCCGCCACCGGCCGCCGCGTCCTGGTCAGCGGCGCCTCCCGGGGACTCGGCCGCGCCCTGGCCCGGGCGTTCGCGGACAACGGCGACCGGGTCGCGGTGCACTTCGGCTCGCGCGAGGAGGAGGCGCGGGCCACGCTCGACTCGCTGTCAGGGTCCGGGCACGCCCTCGTGGGCGGCGACCTGTCGGACCCGGCCGGGGCCGAGGACGTCGCGGACCGCGCGGCCGAGGCGCTCGGCGGCGTCGACGTACTGGTGAACAACGCGGCCGTGAACCTGCCGCACCCGCCCGCCACCACCTCGTACGAGGACTGGTCCGCGCTGTGGCAGCGGCACGTCTCGGTCAACCTGCTCGCCACCGCGAACCTCAGCCATCTCGCGGCGCACCGCATGATCGGCCAGGGCACCGGCGGCCGCATCGTCAACATCGGCTCGCGCGGCGCCTTCCGGGGCGAGCCGGACCACCCGGCGTACGGGGCGACGAAGGCGGCCGTGCACGCGCTCGGCCAGTCGCTCGCGGTGGCGCTCGCGCCGCACGGGATCGCGGTGGCGTCGGTGGCGCCCGGGTTCTTCGCCACGGAGCGGGTCGCGCACCGGCTGAGCGGGGCGGAGGGCGAGGCGATCCGGGCGCAGAGCCCGTTCGGGCGGGCGGGCACGGCCGAGGAGATCGCGGCGGCGGTGGTGTGGCTGGCCTCGCCGATGGCCGAGTGGGCCTCCGGCGCGGTCCTGGATCTCAACGGCGCGTCCCACCTGCGCACCTGA